The following coding sequences lie in one Babylonia areolata isolate BAREFJ2019XMU chromosome 7, ASM4173473v1, whole genome shotgun sequence genomic window:
- the LOC143284189 gene encoding uncharacterized protein LOC143284189: MGIEPLDTRSLDGPVTAGPPLRVVLSGTARLKKLELHLSTIIVDAEITPKPKVTTRARKCMLVQLNRKCMLVQLDRKCMLLDRKCRLVQFLDRKCMLVQLDRKCMLVQLDRKCMLVQLESLDRKCMLVQLDRKCMMVQLDRKCMLVQLDRKFRKCMLVQLDRKCMLVQLDRKCMLVQLDRKCMLVQLENRKCMLVQLDRKCMLVQLDRKCMLK; the protein is encoded by the exons ATGGGGATCGAACCCTTGGACACCCGCTCTCTAGACGGGCCCGTCACCGCTGGGCCACCGCTCCGTGTCGTCCTGTCCGGCACAGCTCGCCTGAAAAAGCTTGAGCTCCACCTTTCCACGATTATTGTGGATGCAGAGATCACACCGAAACCAAAAGTCACCACGAGAGCAAG AAAGTGTATGCTGGTACAGTTAAACAGAAAGTGTATGCTGGTACAGTTAGACAGAAAGTGTATGCTG TTAGACAGAAAGTGTAGGTTGGTACAGTTCTTAGACAGAAAGTGTATGTTGGTACAGTTAGACAGAAAGTGTATGTTGGTACAGTTAGACAGAAAGTGTATGTTGGTACAGTTAGAAAGT TTAGACAGAAAGTGTATGTTGGTACAGTTAGACAGAAAGTGTATGATGGTACAGTTAGACAGAAAGTGCATGTTGGTACAGTTAGACAGAAAGT TTAGAAAGTGTATGTTGGTACAGTTAGACAGAAAGTGTATGTTGGTACAGTTAGACAGAAAGTGTATGTTGGTACAGTTAGACAGAAAGTGTATGTTGGTACAGTTAGAAA ACAGAAAGTGTATGTTGGTACAGTTAGACAGAAAGTGTATGTTGGTACAGTTAGACAGAAAGTGTATGTTG aaatga